A stretch of DNA from Sphingomonas sp. SORGH_AS_0879:
CCGCGATCAGCCCCTTCTGCGCCTTGAAGAATGGTTCGAGATCGGCCCGGCTGACGACACGGTCGATATAGCACCCGTCCGCCTCGCAGCGGGTTATGCGATAGCCTGGGACATCCGTCTTGTCGTCGAGGCGAACCAGCGCCTCGGGCTGGACGAATACCCCGAGCGGAACCTGGTACTGCACACCGTAGCGATCGTCCTTGCCCGCATAAGCAAAGGAAAAGCGCAGAAGTTTGTCGCCATCATCCTTGCGCCGAACCGCCTGGACCACCTCACACGGGGGCAGCCCTTCGCGAACCGCACACACCAGCGACCAGTCACCGAAGCGATCCACCGTCGGCGCGGGGGCCGACGCGGCCGGAGCCGCGGCTTGAACCGGGGAGGCCATGAGGAGGGCTGCCATCAATAGGTTGCTCATTTTTTGAATCTCTCAGCCTCATTCTGCAAATATTCTTCTTTGCAGACGCAAATCCATGCGACGCAAACACCAATTCAAGACACTGAATTTCCCGGTTTAATCTTGGATCAGCGCCATCAGAAATTGAACAAGCATCATCCTCAACCACCAGATTAACGAGATTTGCGGTCTATTAACCGCCCAGACCGCCGTCACCGAATCAATCGACTGGCTATTTGACGGGATAATGCTTCCCTTATGGCAAATAAAGGTAAAGCTTGAGTCAATTTTTACACGTTATAGTTAATTTCAATAAATTTAAGCAGTTAAGATGCAAGACAACCACATCCCAGCCACTATTAGGACCGGATTAACGTTCTAAAAAACTGGAAATATATGGATTTCCTAGGCTATTCTTCTA
This window harbors:
- a CDS encoding invasion associated locus B family protein; amino-acid sequence: MSNLLMAALLMASPVQAAAPAASAPAPTVDRFGDWSLVCAVREGLPPCEVVQAVRRKDDGDKLLRFSFAYAGKDDRYGVQYQVPLGVFVQPEALVRLDDKTDVPGYRITRCEADGCYIDRVVSRADLEPFFKAQKGLIAVADKTGQALVLPLSLNGFADAMKAMTERNEAWARKQPVTAPATPGQPAKAKGQKR